A portion of the Planktothrix tepida PCC 9214 genome contains these proteins:
- a CDS encoding ATP-binding protein, which produces IFGRFQQVDASDSRQKGGTGLGLAICQSIVQQHGGKIWVESVVGVGSNFYFTLPIPLD; this is translated from the coding sequence ATTTTTGGACGATTTCAACAAGTCGATGCGTCTGATTCCCGACAAAAGGGAGGAACTGGTTTAGGTTTAGCAATCTGTCAAAGCATCGTACAACAACATGGGGGCAAAATTTGGGTGGAAAGTGTTGTGGGAGTAGGCAGTAATTTCTATTTCACCTTGCCCATACCCCTCGATTAA